A region from the Brassica napus cultivar Da-Ae chromosome C8, Da-Ae, whole genome shotgun sequence genome encodes:
- the LOC106364859 gene encoding UDP-glycosyltransferase 73D1-like has product MYIYMHISRLSVYPLICYASFIFKHLINPKMETKMVSKAKRLHFILMPLMAQGHLIPMVDISKILAEQGNIITIVSTPQNASRFAKTVERAKSESGFQINVVTFPIAYKEFGLPENCETLDTLPSKDLLRKFYDAVDKIQEPLERFLEEQETPPSCIISDKCLFWTSKTAKRFKIPRVVFHGMCCFSLLSSHNVHLHSPHLSVSSDSEPFSIPEMPHKVEIAGSQLPGAFRKLENMDDVREKMRESESEAFGVIVNSFHKLEPGYAEAYAKAIKKKVWFIGPVSLCNDRMVDLFDRGNNCNIAISETECLKFLDSMRPKSVLYVCLGSLCRLIPNQLIELGLALEVSGKPFIWVIKTEEKHMNMLNEWLKRGRFEERIRGRGIVIKGWSPQAMILSHGSTGGFLTHCGWNSVIEGVSFGVPMITWPMFAEQFLNEKLVVEVLKVGVRVGAEIPVRWGDEERVGVSVKKHSVVKAIKLLMDEDGNEDGEFLGRRIRVQELAVKAREAVEMKGSSSTNVSLFIQDVLEKLSLE; this is encoded by the coding sequence atgtatatatatatgcatattagCAGATTGTCTGTGTATCCTCTAATATGTTATGCATCCTTTATCTTCAAACATTTGATAAACCCAAAAATGGAAACTAAAATGGTTTCAAAAGCCAAAAGACTTCACTTTATATTGATGCCTCTCATGGCTCAAGGGCATCTAATCCCCATGGTTGATATCTCCAAAATTCTTGCGGAACAAGGCAACATCATCACCATAGTTTCAACCCCTCAAAATGCTTCAAGATTTGCGAAGACAGTTGAGCGCGCAAAGTCAGAGTCAGGTTTCCAAATCAACGTGGTGACATTCCCAATTGCCTACAAAGAATTTGGTCTTCCAGAAAATTGTGAGACTCTCGACACTTTGCCCTCCAAAGACCTCTTAAGGAAGTTCTACGACGCTGTGGACAAGATTCAGGAGCCCTTGGAGAGGTTTCTCGAGGAACAAGAAACCCCTCCGAGTTGCATAATCTCCGACAAATGCCTTTTTTGGACGTCCAAAACCGCGAAAAGGTTCAAGATCCCAAGGGTTGTGTTCCACGGAATGTGTTGTTTCTCTCTTTTAAGCTCCCACAACGTCCATCTTCATAGCCCGCACCTCTCGGTTTCTTCAGACTCAGAGCCTTTCTCTATACCAGAAATGCCACATAAGGTCGAGATAGCTGGATCTCAGTTACCAGGTGCGTTCAGGAAATTAGAAAATATGGATGACGTTCGCGAGAAGATGCGTGAATCTGAATCTGAAGCCTTTGGGGTTATTGTTAATAGCTTCCACAAACTGGAACCTGGCTACGCAGAGGCCTACGCTAAAGCCATTAAGAAGAAGGTATGGTTCATTGGACCAGTTTCTTTATGCAATGATCGTATGGTGGATTTATTTGATAGAGGAAACAACTGTAACATTGCGATTAGTGAGACTGAATGCTTGAAGTTTCTAGATTCGATGAGACCAAAGTCTGTCTTGTATGTTTGTCTAGGTAGCCTCTGTCGACTAATACCTAATCAACTGATAGAACTGGGGTTAGCGTTAGAAGTATCAGGCAAGCCCTTTATTTGGGTGATCAAGACCGAGGAAAAACACATGAATATGCTAAATGAATGGCTAAAACGTGGAAGGTTTGAAGAGAGGATTAGAGGTAGAGGGATAGTGATAAAGGGTTGGAGTCCTCAGGCTATGATACTCTCACATGGCTCTACCGGAGGGTTCTTGACTCATTGCGGTTGGAACTCGGTGATCGAAGGGGTATCTTTTGGTGTACCGATGATCACATGGCCGATGTTCGCTGAACAGTTTCTCAATGAGAAACTCGTAGTGGAGGTGTTGAAGGTTGGGGTTAGGGTTGGTGCGGAGATTCCTGTGAGATGGGGAGACGAGGAAAGAGTAGGAGTGTCGGTCAAGAAACATAGTGTTGTGAAAGCTATAAAGCTTTTGATGGACGAAGATGGAAATGAAGATGGTGAGTTCTTGGGAAGAAGGATACGCGTTCAAGAACTTGCAGTAAAGGCGAGAGAGGCTGTGGAAATGAAAGGATCTTCGAGTACTAACGTTTCATTATTTATCCAAGATGTCTTAGAGAAATTGAGTCTCGAATAG
- the LOC106367790 gene encoding pentatricopeptide repeat-containing protein At3g53170 translates to MALIQQPVQGSSSLCANEIIQSSHCFSRHVTSVSVMHTTCSTESPKERKDRKSSGLISTKHQVDPKRELSRILRTDAAVKSIERKVNSEKYNTLWPKAVLEALDDAVKENRWQSALKIFSLLRKQHWYEPRCKTYTKLFKLLGNCKQPEQASLLFELLLSEGLKPTIDVYTSLISVYGKCSLLEKAFATLEYMKSVSDCTPDVFTFTVLISCCCKLARFDLVNRVLLEMSYLGVRCSTVTYNTILDGYGKAGLFEEMENVLADMIEDGDSLPDVFTLNSIIGSYGNGGNIRKMESWYNRFQLMGVEPDITTFNVLILSFGKAGMYKKMSSVMDYMEKRFFSPTVVTYNIVIETFGKAGRIEKMEDVFRKMKYRGVKPNSITYCSLVDAYSKAGLVGKIDSVLRQVVNSDVVLDTVFFNCIINAYGEAGDLATMKELYIQMEERKCKPDKITFATMVKTYAAHGIFDAVRELEKQMISTCESSGKKRLMG, encoded by the exons ATGGCATTGATACAACAACCTGTTCAAGGGAGTTCTTCTCTTTGTGCCAATGAAATCATCCAATCGAGTCACTGCTTTTCTCG GCATGTAACCTCTGTGTCAGTGATGCACACGACATGTTCGACGGAAAGCCCCAAAGAGCGTAAAGATAGAAAGAGCTCTGGGTTGATATCAACAAAACACCAAGTAGATCCCAAGAGAGAATTATCTCGTATTCTGAGAACAGACGCTGCTGTTAAGAGCATCGAGAGGAAAGTCAACTCCGAAAAGTACAACACTTTATGGCCAAAAGCTGTTCTCGAAGCACTTGATGATGCTGTCAAAGAGAATCGATGGCAGTCTGCTCTCAAG atattcAGTCTTCTTAGGAAGCAGCATTGGTACGAACCAAGATGCAAAACCTACACAAAGCTATTCAAACTCCTTGGCAACTGCAAACAGCCTGAGCAAGCGAGCTTACTCTTCGAACTATTGCTGTCCGAAGGACTAAAACCCACCATCGACGTCTACACGTCTCTCATATCCGTCTACGGCAAATGCTCTCTTCTAGAGAAGGCATTTGCAACGCTCGAATACATGAAATCGGTTAGCGACTGCACCCCGGACGTCTTCACTTTCACCGTTCTCATCAGCTGCTGCTGCAAACTCGCCCGGTTCGATCTCGTTAACCGCGTCCTCCTCGAGATGTCTTACCTTGGAGTTAGGTGCAGCACGGTGACTTACAACACTATCCTCGACGGGTATGGCAAGGCAGGCTTGTTTGAGGAGATGGAGAACGTTTTAGCTGATATGATCGAGGATGGAGACTCTCTTCCAGATGTTTTCACGCTTAACTCAATCATTGGCTCTTATGGAAACGGCGGCAACATTAGAAAGATGGAGAGCTGGTATAACCGGTTCCAGCTTATGGGAGTGGAGCCAGACATCACCACGTTCAACGTACTGATCCTCTCCTTTGGTAAAGCTGGGATGTACAAGAAGATGAGCTCTGTGATGGATTACATGGAGAAAAGATTCTTCTCGCCGACGGTTGTCACTTACAATATAGTGATCGAGACGTTTGGTAAAGCGGGGAGGATCGAGAAGATGGAGGATGTGTTCAGGAAGATGAAGTATCGAGGAGTGAAGCCTAACTCAATCACTTACTGTTCGCTTGTTGACGCGTATAGCAAAGCTGGTCTTGTGGGTAAGATAGATTCGGTTTTGAGGCAGGTTGTGAATTCGGATGTGGTGCTGGATACGGTGTTCTTCAATTGTATAATCAATGCGTATGGTGAGGCTGGTGATCTGGCCACGATGAAGGAGTTGTACATACAGATGGAAGAGAGGAAATGTAAGCCTGATAAGATTACTTTTGCGACTATGGTCAAGACTTATGCTGCTCATGGGATATTTGATGCGGTTCGTGAACTTGAGAAGCAGATGATTTCCACTTGTGAGAGTTCAG GCAAGAAGAGGCTTATGGGGTGA
- the LOC106367788 gene encoding protein fluG-like, with the protein MEMEFKELKEAIDQVELVDAHAHNIVSLDSSFPFIGTFSEATGDALSFAPHSLSFKRNLKEIAQLYGPEVSLEAIEKHRQASGLHSFTSKCFKEAGISALLIDDGLKLDKKHDIEWHRDFVPFVGRVLRVETLAEQILDEEISSSWTLDSFTKAFVARLNSLVPEIVALKTVAAYRSGLDIDTHVTKEAAENGLVEVLQAGKPVRIGNKSLIDYILTLTLEVAERHDLPLQIHTGFGDRDLDLRLANPLHLRTLLEDKRFAKLRIVLLHASYPFSKEASYLSSVYPQVYLDFGLAVPKLSVHGMVSSVKELLDLAPTKKVMFSTDGYASPETYYLGAKKAREVIYLVLRDACASGDLSLMEAIDAAKDIFSRNSIAFYKLNLDVNSFSPQRRISLAPQMKEPDVQEDSSSFVRIIWVDTSGQQRCRAVQANRFNRSVKKNGIGLTHASMGMPSFTDGPAEESKLTGVGEIRLVPDLSTKRTIPWTKQESMVLGDMLLKPGEAWEYCPRETLRRAAKVLKDEFDLVMNAGFENEFYLLKNVVREGKEEYVPFDFGPYCSTSSYDAASPLFHEIVPALESLNITVEQFHAESGKGQFEVSLGHTVASHAADNLVYTREVIRSVARKHGFLATFVPKYDLCDIGSGSHVHLSLSKNGENVFPASDKSSAHGLSSIGEEFMAGVLFHLPSILAVIAPLPNSYDRIQPNTWSGAFQCWGKENREAAIRTASPPGAPEGLITNFEIKSCDGAANPHLSLAIIMAAGIDGLRRHLQLPEPIDTNPADVAATLKRLPESLSEAVEALEKDQVLHELLGQKLLVAITGVRKSEVEYYSKNPDACKQLIHRY; encoded by the exons ATGGAGATGGAATTTAAGGAGTTAAAGGAAGCAATAGATCAAGTAGAGCTAGTTGATGCTCACGCTCACAACATTGTCTCTCTCGACTCGTCTTTCCCCTTCATCGGAACTTTCTCCGAGGCCACCGGAGACGCTTTATCTTTCGCTCCACACTCTCTATCCTTCAAG AGGAATCTGAAGGAGATTGCTCAACTCTATGGCCCTGAAGTATCTCTGGAAGCTATTGAGAAACATCGCCAAGCCTCTGGTTTGCATTCTTTCACTTCCAAGTGTTTCAAAGAAGCTGGAATCTCTGCTCTGCTCATCGATGATGGCTTGAAGCTTGACAAAAAGCATGACATCGAATGGCACAGAGACTTTGTTCCATTTGTTGGTCGGGTGTTGCGAGTCGAAACTCTTGCTGAGCAAATCCTCGACGAGGAGATCAGTTCTTCTTGGACTCTTGACTCTTTCACCAAAGCCTTTGTTGCAAGATTGAACTC GCTTGTTCCAGAGATTGTTGCTTTGAAAACTGTTGCTGCTTACCGTAGCGGTTTGGATATTGATACTCATGTGACCAAAGAAGCTGCTGAGAATGGCCTTGTTGAAGTCTTGCAAG CTGGAAAGCCTGTCCGTATTGGAAACAAAAGCTTGATTGATTACATTCTTACTCTTACTTTGGAGGTCGCTGAACGTCACGACTTGCCTTTGCAGATTCACACAGG TTTTGGTGACAGGGATTTGGATTTGCGGTTGGCAAATCCCCTTCACCTTAGAACCCTCCTTGAGGACAAAAGATTCGCAAAGTTACGTATAGTTCTTCTTCATGCATCTTATCCTTTCTCAAAAGAGGCATCATATTTGTCTTCAGTCTATCCTCAG GTTTACCTTGATTTCGGGTTGGCGGTTCCAAAGCTTAGTGTCCATGGTATGGTGTCTTCAGTTAAGGAGCTTCTTGACCTAGCCCCAACAAAGAAG GTGATGTTCAGTACTGATGGATATGCATCTCCTGAGACCTACTATTTAG GTGCAAAGAAAGCACGAGAGGTCATCTACTTAGTTCTGCGTGATGCATGTGCCAGTGGTGATCTCTCACTCATGGAAGCTATTGATGCAGCTAAAGACATTTTCTCACGGAATTCAATTGCATTTTATAAGCTTAATCTAGACGTTAACTCCTTTAGTCCCCAAAGAAGAATCTCGCTTGCACCACAGATGAAGGAGCCTGATGTTCAAGAAGATAGTAGTTCCTTTGTGCGCATTATTTGGGTGGATACATCTGGACAACAACGATGCCGT GCTGTTCAAGCGAATCGTTTTAACAGAAGTGTGAAGAAGAATGGCATTGGTCTGACTCATGCATCCATGGGAATGCCTTCATTTACTGATGGACCCGCGGAAGAGTCTAAACTGACTGGTGTGGGTGAGATTAGATTGGTTCCAGATCTATCAACCAAGCGGACAATACCATG GACAAAGCAAGAGAGCATGGTTTTAGGTGACATGCTCCTAAAGCCTGGTGAAGCATGGGAGTATTGTCCTAGAGAGACCTTAAGAAGAGCCGCAAAAGTTCTTAAAGATGAATTTGACTTg GTAATGAACGCTGGTTTTGAGAATGAATTTTATCTCCTCAAGAATGTTGTGAG GGAAGGAAAAGAAGAGTATGTTCCTTTTGACTTTGGTCCTTACTGTTCCACATCCTCATACGATGCTGCGTCTCCTCTTTTCCATGAAATTGTACCAGCGCTTGAGTCCTTAAACATCACAGTTGAACAG tttcatgCGGAATCCGGTAAAGGTCAGTTTGAAGTATCTCTAGGTCACACCGTTGCATCCCATGCAGCCGACAACTTGGTTTACACACGTGAAGTTATAAGATCGGTCGCAAGGAAACATGGGTTTCTCGCGACTTTTGTTCCAAA GTATGATTTGTGTGACATTGGTTCTGGATCACATGTGCATTTAAGTCTATCGAAAAACGGTGAAAATGTATTTCCTGCATCTGATAAATCATCTGCTCATGGATTGTCTTCCATCGGAGAAGAGTTCATGGCTGGAGTTTTGTTTCACCTTCCTTCAATCTTGGCAGTTATAGCTCCACTTCCAAACAG CTATGACCGAATCCAACCTAACACATGGAGCGGAGCATTCCAATGTTGGGGCAAGGAGAACCGCGAGGCGGCTATAAGAACAGCTTCTCCACCAGGTGCCCCTGAAGGTTTAATTACCAACTTTGAGATAAAATCTTGTGATGGCGCTGCTAATCCCCATCTTAGTTTGGCCATTATAATGGCTGCTGGAATTGATGGTCTCCGGCGTCACCTTCAACTTCCTGAGCCAATAG ATACCAATCCGGCTGATGTGGCTGCGACACTGAAGAGACTTCCTGAATCGCTCTCAGAAGCTGTTGAAGCTCTGGAGAAAGACCAAGTCCTCCACGAGTTGCTCGGACAAAAGCTTTTAGTTGCCATAACAGGAGTTCGTAAG TCTGAGGTCGAGTATTATTCGAAGAACCCTGATGCATGCAAGCAACTCATTCACCGATACTAA
- the LOC106367791 gene encoding UDP-glycosyltransferase 73C7, whose protein sequence is MSSHDLVHFVVIPFMAQGHMIPLVDISKLLSQRQGVTVTIITTTQNVARIKSSLSSSSTFSTINIVEIKFPFQLAGLPEGCESVDMLDSTGDLVKFFHAANTLEEQVEKAMEKMVQPRPSCIIGDMSLPFTSSLAKKLKIPKLLFHGFSCFSLACIHVVRESGILKAVESNDEYFDLHGLPDRLEFTKPQISVLQPVEGIMKEGTDKIIESDIDSYGVIVNSFEELEVDYVREYKKARGGKVWCVGPVALCNNLELDKVKRGDKASIGQDQCLHWLDSREKGSVLYVCLGSLCNLPLAQLKELGLGLEESNKPFVWVIREWGKYEGLGKWMQESGFEERIKDRGLVINGWAPQVFILSHASIGGFLTHCGWNSTLEGITAGVPLLTWPLFAEQFYNEKLVVKILKAGLKIGVEKSMQYGKEEEIGVMVSRESVRKAVDELMGDSEEAQERIRRVKELSGMANKALEEGRSSHSNITMLIQDIKEKSQSQI, encoded by the coding sequence ATGTCTTCACATGATCTTGTTCACTTCGTCGTAATACCCTTTATGGCTCAAGGCCATATGATCCCACTGGTCGATATCTCTAAGCTCTTGTCCCAGCGTCAAGGTGTGACTGTCACCATCATCACAACTACTCAAAACGTAGCCAGGATCAAGTCCtcactctcttcttcctctaccTTTTCGACTATCAACATCGTTGAAATTAAATTTCCCTTTCAACTAGCTGGTCTACCTGAAGGGTGCGAGAGTGTAGACATGCTAGACTCAACAGGCGATTTGGTTAAGTTCTTTCACGCGGCAAACACGCTTGAGGAACAAGTCGAAAAGGCTATGGAGAAGATGGTTCAGCCACGACCGAGCTGCATCATTGGAGACATGAGCCTTCCTTTCACGTCAAGCCTTGCCAAGAAACTCAAGATTCCCAAACTTCTCTTCCATGGGTTTTCTTGTTTCAGCCTTGCATGCATACACGTGGTTCGAGAAAGTGGGATTTTGAAAGCTGTAGAATCAAACGACGAGTATTTCGATTTGCATGGGTTGCCTGATAGACTTGAGTTCACTAAGCCTCAGATCTCAGTCCTTCAGCCTGTTGAAGGAATTATGAAAGAGGGTACGGACAAGATTATTGAAAGTGATATTGACTCTTATGGTGTTATTGTGAACAGCTTCGAAGAGTTAGAAGTTGATTATGTAAGAGAATATAAGAAAGCAAGAGGAGGAAAAGTCTGGTGTGTAGGACCTGTTGCCTTGTGCAATAACTTAGAGCTTGACAAAGTTAAGAGAGGAGACAAGGCTTCCATTGGTCAAGACCAATGCCTTCATTGGCTTGACTCGCGAGAAAAGGGTTCAGTGCTCTACGTTTGCCTTGGTAGTCTATGCAATCTCCCCTTGGCTCAGCTCAAGGAGCTAGGTCTAGGCCTTGAGGAATCTAATAAGCCTTTCGTATGGGTTATAAGAGAATGGGGAAAATATGAAGGGCTAGGGAAATGGATGCAAGAAAGTGGATTTGAAGAGAGGATCAAAGATAGAGGACTTGTGATCAATGGTTGGGCACCACAAGTGTTCATCCTCTCACATGCATCAATAGGAGGGTTCTTGACTCATTGTGGATGGAACTCGACTCTAGAGGGAATTACCGCAGGAGTCCCATTATTGACATGGCCTTTGTTTGCTGAACAATTCTACAATGAGAAGTTAGTTGTGAAGATATTAAAAGCAGGATTAAAGATAGGAGTAGAGAAATCCATGCAATAtgggaaagaagaagagataggAGTGATGGTGAGTAGAGAAAGTGTGAGAAAGGCTGTGGATGAGCTGATGGGTGATAGTGAAGAAGCACAAGAAAGAATAAGAAGAGTTAAAGAACTTAGTGGCATGGCAAATAAGGCTTTGGAAGAAGGAAGATCTTCGCATTCTAATATAACAATGCTCATTCAAGACATCAAGGagaaatcacaatctcaaatatAG